The Callospermophilus lateralis isolate mCalLat2 chromosome 15, mCalLat2.hap1, whole genome shotgun sequence genome window below encodes:
- the Prlhr gene encoding prolactin-releasing peptide receptor, which yields MTSLPARNPRVPDLFSGLPAAATTPANQSTEASPGNGSAAGPGAPAITPFQSLQLVHQLKGLIVLLYSVVVVVGLVGNCLLVLVIARVRRLHNVTNFLIGNLALSDVLMCAACVPLTLAYAFEPRGWVFGGGLCHLVFFLQPVTVYVSVFTLTTIAVDRYVVLVHPLRRRISLRLSAYAVLAIWALSAVLALPAAVHTYHVELKPHDVRLCEEFWGSQERQRQLYAWGLLLVTYLLPLLVILLSYVRVSVKLRNRVVPGCVTQSQADWDRARRRRTFCLLVMVVVVFAVCWLPLHVFNLMRDLDPQAIDPYAFGLVQLLCHWLAMSSACYNPFIYAWLHDSFREELRKLLLTWPRKIAPHGQTMTVSVII from the coding sequence ATGACCTCACTACCTGCTCGAAACCCCAGGGTCCCTGACTTGTTTTCTGGGCTGCCGGCAGCAGCCACAACTCCAGCTAACCAGAGCACAGAGGCCTCGCCGGGCAACGGGTCAGCAGCAGGCCCCGGTGCGCCGGCCATCACGCCATTCCAAAGCCTGCAGCTTGTGCATCAGCTGAAGGGGCTGATTGTGCTGCTCTACAGCGTCGTGGTGGTCGTGGGGCTGGTGGGCAATTGCCTGCTGGTGCTGGTGATTGCGCGAGTGCGCCGGCTGCACAACGTGACCAACTTCCTCATCGGCAACCTGGCCCTGTCAGACGTGCTCATGTGTGCCGCCTGCGTGCCGCTCACGCTGGCCTACGCCTTCGAGCCACGCGGCTGGGTGTTCGGCGGCGGTCTGTGTCACCTGGTCTTTTTCCTGCAGCCGGTCACCGTCTACGTGTCGGTGTTCACACTCACCACCATAGCAGTGGACCGTTACGTCGTGCTGGTGCACCCGCTGCGCCGGCGCATCTCGCTGCGCCTCAGCGCCTATGCGGTGCTGGCTATCTGGGCGCTGTCCGCGGTGCTGGCGCTGCCCGCCGCCGTGCACACCTACCACGTCGAGCTCAAGCCACACGATGTGCGCCTCTGCGAGGAGTTCTGGGGCTCCCAGGAGCGCCAGCGCCAGCTCTACGCCTGGGGGCTGCTGCTTGTCACCTACCTGCTCCCCCTGCTGGTCATCCTCCTGTCTTATGTCCGGGTGTCCGTGAAGCTTCGGAACCGCGTGGTGCCGGGCTGCGTGACCCAGAGCCAGGCGGACTGGGACCGTGCGCGGCGTCGCCGCACTTTCTGCTTGCTGGTGATGGTCGTGGTGGTGTTCGCCGTGTGCTGGCTGCCGCTGCATGTCTTCAACCTGATGCGGGACCTTGACCCGCAAGCCATCGACCCCTATGCCTTTGGGCTGGTGCAGCTGCTCTGCCACTGGCTGGCCATGAGCTCTGCTTGCTACAACCCCTTCATCTACGCCTGGCTGCACGACAGCTTCCGCGAGGAGCTGCGCAAGCTGTTGCTCACCTGGCCCCGCAAGATCGCACCCCACGGCCAGACCATGACCGTCAGCGTGATCATCTGA